Proteins encoded in a region of the Streptomyces sp. NBC_00310 genome:
- a CDS encoding ATP-grasp domain-containing protein, with protein MILFFGRTDDPPLTRAISAARDADLRHLVIDQARTARYDLVVGTDALDARLTVEGMRVPLGDVSAVYARPLEPPADGDPAARARAAAFQEWFVGWLDTTPAVVVSRPGAMESNSSKPYQAQLIGRSGFAVPETLVSDAPDEILAFRARHGRIIYKSVSGIRSIVREFTDADESRLALVRGLPTQFQAYVPGQDVRVHVVGEDTYAAAVDSDAIDYRYADQGGESVRLAPYDLPPDTARRCVELAASLGLPLAGIDLRRTPDGAWVCFEVNPMPAYSYYEAHTGLPISSALVAYLDGRRAAAPVGV; from the coding sequence GTGATCCTCTTCTTCGGCCGTACGGACGACCCGCCCCTCACCCGCGCGATCAGCGCCGCACGGGACGCCGACCTGCGGCACCTGGTGATCGACCAGGCCCGCACCGCCAGGTACGACCTCGTCGTCGGAACGGACGCGCTGGACGCCCGGTTGACCGTCGAGGGGATGCGGGTCCCGCTCGGCGACGTGTCGGCCGTGTACGCCCGCCCGCTGGAGCCGCCCGCCGACGGGGACCCGGCGGCCCGGGCGCGAGCGGCGGCATTCCAGGAGTGGTTCGTCGGCTGGCTCGACACGACCCCGGCCGTCGTGGTCAGCCGGCCCGGCGCCATGGAGTCCAACTCCTCCAAGCCGTACCAGGCCCAGCTCATCGGACGCTCGGGCTTCGCCGTACCGGAGACGCTGGTCAGCGACGCCCCCGACGAAATCCTCGCGTTCCGCGCCCGGCACGGCCGGATCATCTACAAGTCGGTCAGCGGCATCCGCTCCATCGTCAGGGAGTTCACCGACGCCGACGAGAGCCGTCTCGCTCTCGTCCGCGGACTCCCGACGCAGTTCCAGGCCTACGTGCCGGGCCAGGACGTACGCGTCCACGTCGTCGGCGAGGACACCTACGCCGCGGCCGTCGACAGCGACGCGATCGACTACCGCTACGCCGACCAGGGTGGGGAGTCCGTCCGGCTCGCCCCGTACGACCTGCCCCCGGACACGGCCCGGCGCTGCGTGGAACTCGCGGCCTCGCTCGGCCTGCCGCTCGCGGGCATCGACCTGCGCCGCACACCCGACGGCGCGTGGGTGTGCTTCGAGGTCAATCCCATGCCGGCCTACAGCTACTACGAGGCGCACACCGGCCTGCCCATCTCCTCGGCGCTCGTCGCATACCTCGACGGCCGCCGGGCCGCGGCTCCCGTGGGGGTGTGA
- a CDS encoding RNA polymerase sigma-70 factor, with protein MVDARDEQDPYIEHRRLLFATAYRMLGSVTDAEDVLQDTWLSWSTTDRDAIRHPKAYLVRTVTNLSLNRLTSARATRETYVGPWLPEPLLTSPDIAAETELADSVSTAMLVVLETLSPVERAVFLLREVFGYSHAEIADTLERPEPTVRQIAHRAREHVQARRPRFDTDQTRRRQVTTRFMEACAGGDLNAVMELLAPEVTAWSDGGGKVTAARRPLHGTDHVARWIVGFLAKPELAALTMEPAVINGELGVLATLDGHTVGALSFDLVEGRIQNLRFQVNPEKLSGLTPDNSLALH; from the coding sequence ATGGTCGACGCCAGGGACGAGCAGGACCCGTACATCGAACACCGCAGGCTCCTGTTCGCCACCGCCTACCGCATGCTGGGCAGCGTCACCGACGCCGAGGACGTCCTCCAGGACACCTGGCTGAGCTGGAGCACCACGGACCGCGACGCGATCCGCCACCCCAAGGCCTACCTGGTGCGCACGGTCACCAACCTCTCGTTGAACCGCCTCACCTCCGCACGGGCGACCCGCGAAACCTACGTCGGCCCGTGGCTCCCCGAGCCCCTGCTGACCTCCCCCGACATCGCCGCGGAGACCGAACTGGCCGACAGCGTCTCCACCGCGATGCTGGTCGTCCTGGAAACCCTCAGCCCCGTCGAACGCGCCGTCTTCCTGCTCCGCGAGGTCTTCGGCTACTCGCACGCCGAGATCGCCGACACCCTCGAACGTCCCGAGCCGACAGTCCGCCAGATCGCCCACCGCGCACGCGAGCACGTCCAGGCCCGCCGCCCCCGCTTCGACACCGACCAGACCCGGCGCCGGCAGGTCACCACCCGGTTCATGGAGGCCTGCGCGGGCGGCGACCTGAACGCCGTCATGGAGCTGCTCGCCCCCGAGGTCACCGCCTGGTCCGACGGCGGCGGCAAGGTCACCGCCGCCCGCCGCCCCCTCCACGGCACCGACCACGTCGCGCGCTGGATCGTGGGTTTCCTCGCCAAGCCCGAACTGGCCGCCCTGACCATGGAGCCGGCCGTCATCAACGGCGAGCTCGGTGTCCTGGCCACCCTCGACGGACACACAGTCGGCGCCCTCTCGTTCGACCTCGTCGAGGGCCGCATCCAGAACCTGCGTTTCCAGGTCAACCCCGAAAAGCTCAGCGGCCTGACCCCCGACAACAGCTTGGCGCTGCACTGA